GAGGGGGAGAGGGTCAAGCATTGAAACGGAAAACGGTTTTACGCCAATTACGCTGTTTTCGTAAATTTCCAATCTGATTTCGTGTGATTCGTATGATTCGTGGTTATTCATTTCATCTGCTGATCCCGGTGCATCAGTTTCCATGCGTGGTAAATGTCTGCGGCTTCGGACCGCGTTGGGATGATCATTTGAGCGGACCCTCTGCCCGACGCTTTCTCTCCTTGCTCCTGCTGAATGTCGCCTCCGCCTCAGGCGCGCGGATGCGCCTGGTCGTAAACCTTTTTGAGCCGCTCGGTGGTCACATGCGTGTAAACCTGCGTCGTGACCAGATGCGCGTGGCCCAGCAATTCCTGAACGCTCCGCAAATCCGCGCCCGCGTCCAGCAGGTGCGTCGCGTAACTGTGACGCAACTTGTGCGGCGTCAACGAGGGATCCAATCCCGCCGTGGCAAGATGTTTCTTCAATCGCGTTTGCAACACGTACGGGGCAACCGCCGTGGGTTCCGGTTTTTCAGCTAGAAAAACTGGGTCCGCGCCGGCCGGACGGTTCGGCAGAAGGCTCCAATAGGTTTCAATCGCTTTTAACGCAGGCTCCCCGATCGGCACCATCCGCTCCTTCTTGCCTTTCCCACGAACACGAACCAGCTGCTCTGGCGCATCAATATCCTCAACGCGCAACCCGCACAACTCGCTCACCCGCAAGCCGCAGGAGTAAATCGTTTCCAGAATTGCCACGTCGCGGTAGCAAATCGTCGCCCCAATCGGACGCCCCCGTTTCCTTGCTTTGCTCTCACGCGGTGACAACGGCGCAAGCGGAGCGTTCAGAAGCGACAGCATTTGATCCGCGGTTAAATACTTTGGCAGGCGCTTGGCAAGCTTGGGTAAGGCAAGGTTCCGGACAGGCGAGGTTTGGACGGCACCACGGCGCACGAGAAACTTGTAAAACGTGCGCAATGCGGAGAATCGAAGCTGAATGGCTGCGCGGCCGAGTTGTTTGCGGCCCAGAAACCGAAGGAACGAACGGAAATCGTCGCGCTGCAAACCCGCCCAGTCCGGCGCCGCGTTGCGTTCCTGTCGATGCCAGTTACAGAATTCCAACAATGCATCGCGGTAATTGCGCTGCGTGTAAACGGACGCGTCGCGATCGATCGCAAGGTGTCGAAGGAACTCGCGCAGATGTGGATCTTCGGGAAGATCAGGCAGCGGAGAATCCTTGGGCTGCTCATCCGGCGCAATGGGGGCGCGGCTCATCCGGAGGCGTTTCCTTACTCTACGCGGGCCTGGCTTTCTTCATCGCGAGGCGGAAAATCAAACGTCACCTTTCCCGAATCATCCAACTGGAGAAAGGCCGAGAACGGCTTGCCCGCCTTGGAAATAAATTGGTCCAGCAGATCCGTCCGGCGCGCAGTCAACAATTTCTGCGCCTGTTCGCGATCAACGGGACGTTGCAGAATCTGCTTTCCGATCTTGAACTTGCATGGCCTCTTTTCCGCCTGCGAATTCTCGCAGAGATAGGCGTCCTCCGTTTCGAAGACCCGACCCTTGCATTTGGGACATTGGCCGATCGGGGTCATCCCCGTGAAATCGAGCTTGGGCGCTGGTTCCTTGGCAGCACCGTTGGCAGCCTTTCCCTTGCGAACGCGAGGCGCGAACTCAAAGGTCACCTTTCCATCTTTCAACGCCAGGAACGCTTCAAACTTCCGGCCTGTCTTCTTCGATACGAAATTGCGCAGGAGATCTGTCTTTCCCTCCGCCAGAAGCTTGGTGACCTGCACGGGCTCGACGTTCTGCTGCAGGATGATTTTCCCCGTCTTGAAATCGCACGTCTTGCCCGGTCCAACCGATTTCTCGCAGACGTAATTCATCCCGCCATCAAACACGCGCGCGCCACACTTTGGGCAGGTGCCGAGCGGTTCCTTGCCTGTGAAATCCACGGGGGCGGCGCCTTCGCCATTTCCATCCTTTTGGTCCTGGCCAAAATCAAACTCCACTTTCGCTTCAGGCGAAAGCTTCAGAACGGCCGCGAAGGGAAATCCCTGCTTGCTGCGAA
This window of the Verrucomicrobiia bacterium genome carries:
- a CDS encoding tyrosine recombinase XerC; amino-acid sequence: MSRAPIAPDEQPKDSPLPDLPEDPHLREFLRHLAIDRDASVYTQRNYRDALLEFCNWHRQERNAAPDWAGLQRDDFRSFLRFLGRKQLGRAAIQLRFSALRTFYKFLVRRGAVQTSPVRNLALPKLAKRLPKYLTADQMLSLLNAPLAPLSPRESKARKRGRPIGATICYRDVAILETIYSCGLRVSELCGLRVEDIDAPEQLVRVRGKGKKERMVPIGEPALKAIETYWSLLPNRPAGADPVFLAEKPEPTAVAPYVLQTRLKKHLATAGLDPSLTPHKLRHSYATHLLDAGADLRSVQELLGHAHLVTTQVYTHVTTERLKKVYDQAHPRA